The genomic window ATTTTATCTCAACTCCACCCAAAAGTCCAAAAAATAGTCAACAATGGAGACAAAGTAATTATCATCCACAACAAAACCGCCCTTAATATCAAAACAATTGCCAATGTTATCAGAGGAATTATTAAAGCAAAAAACAAAACTATTTTAATTATTGACATCATTCATTGTGATCCAGCAGAAGCTCACTCTCAACCCACAGAAGAAAAAGCCATATCTGATATATTCAACAAGCTTCAAAACAAAGTATACATAGTTCAAGTAAATCAAGACATATCAGAAATATAATCATTTAGAGAGATTCATCATTCAAACTCTGAATTGTTTTTTGCCTCATTTACTTTTTCCTCAAGATTACACTGCCAGTTTTCCGAATCTATTCTTCAAACCACATTTCATCAGACCACACAAACATCTTCCAACAAATCTTGACTTGTCCGATTTTCTGAAACATTATCCAATGATTCAGAAGCGCTCTCATAATCAATTTCATCCCAGCCTATTTTTCATCAGGTTGTTGGACAAGGAATGATAGCCTTTTCTGTTCACGGAGATGTATAAAAAAGTGATCTTGAGTCTCATGTTCAAGACATTGCTCATTCATCCATATTTAGACTCATTACTGGCATTATAAGAACCTCTTCCATATAACCTGAAGAAGCATCTTCTGAATCAAACGCACTTATAGGTAGTCATCAAACCGCATATGTAAGAATTGTACTAAGATCTATCAATACTGCAACCACAAACCAACTAACCTGCACTCATACAGTGGCTATCATCAACTTTGGAAGCATTGATTTTGGATTATATGAATCCTGCTTGTAGTTAAAAAGATAAAAAAATATTCAAATCAAAAAAACAAATCATATTATATAATTTGCAAAGTTTTTCATAACATTCCAAAAAAACCATATTGTTCAATCCATATTGAACACAGAACCATATACAAAATCATTTGACAAACTAGCTCAAGCTATTGTAAGCAATGGTCGCAATAACACATACAAAGCATCTACTAATGCCACAATAAGTTCCATAAATCATTCCCATCAAAATCCTCAATCTCAACCTCATCAGTCCACTCAAACACTACCTGCCTTTACTTCTCCAAAAAAATTTAATCATAAAAATAAATACAAAACTATACTTGTACCTCAAAACACAAAAAAGAAATTTTTTATTTTTGTTTTCAGTTTCATAACTTTTATTTTTGTTTTTTATAAAATTTTCTATAATTATTATATTCAAACAAAACTATTTTGCAAATTATAATATTTTTAATTGCTTAAGTTTATTGTGATATTTTTCATAATCATCATTGTATTTATTTTTCAAAAATTCCACCAAAATATCCTTCCAATTAGAAAAACTTTCTTCCAGGTTTTTTTGTGTGCTTGAAGCCATATCAAGAATATCATCCATAGCTTTAGATTTTTTCCTTATTTTTATATCTTTCAAATTATGCAAAAGGTCTTTATCTATTATATCATAGATAGTATCATAATCAACCTTATCTGAATACAAAACCAAATTTATATTCTTATAAAGCATTTCCAATATATCATCTTCAAAACTAATAGTATAGCTTCATCAATCAAAGTTTTTTTGATTATCAAGCTGAATATTGTCCAGTTGTTTTTGAAAAAATTCTTTATCTATTGAATTTTGAGATTCATACAAAGCAACAAACGGATTAATATTCAATCAGTATGCAAAAATTTCTTGTTCTGCTAAATTCATTTGATAAAGATATTTTACCTGATTTTGTTCTAAAAATGATGAACTTCGAACACTTCAAGTACAAAAGTAGTTTTTATAAACAAATCATTGATGCAAATGCCCTGACATAAAATAGACATCATCATACATATCTAAAAACTTTTCTGAAATAGACACATTATTGAAGTTAAATTTTGCTTTTTGTCCTGGGAAAGATATATTAGAAAAGTAATAATGATGAATTACAAAAGCTTTTTTAGTAAGATTTTTTATGTTGTCATAAAGAATTTTATTTACTCAGGCAGAGAACTGCTCATTTGATTTTTCAGAATCCACCAACTGATTAATTAAAGATTCTATATCATTTTGAGGAGAAGAAAATTTTTCAGAACAATTCACAAGATTGTGGTTGTATGGCAAAAAGAACACATCTTCTCATTCTATATTTTCCCAAAAAGGCTTTGTTATGAAATGTATTTTATTGTTGGAATTTTCATTTAGTATATCAAAAGAAGTTTTGGCTTCCTGATATACAAAACTTTCTGAAATCCAGTCGTGATTACCAGCAAGAACATAAATGTTTTTTCATTTTTTAAAATACTTCACAAAAAGTGAAAACAAATCAAACAATGCATTTCTATCATAACTAAAATGATACACATAGTCACCAACAAAAACTATATTTTTTTCTTCAGGAAATTTTTGCAAAAAACTATCTAAATTATTTATTATATTTTTTTGCCATTTTGAGTTGATATGAATATCTCATACTACAAGCATACATCTAATTATTAATAAAATTATCAAGCAGTTTCTTCTATTTTCATTTTTAAATAATTAGAGATTTGATTGATATTTTCAAGTGTTTTTGTAGTTTCTTGCCAAAAATGATTGTTATTTTCTATAAATTTTGATATGCTATCCAAGATTTCTACTCATCAAGCTTCTGAAGACAAACTAGTTATTTCTGACAAATTATCCAACTTACTTTCATATTGTTGTAATCAATATTTTGAATCAGACACGCTTCTTTCTATATTTCTACTAATATCCGAAGCTCATCAAGGAGCATTTCTTCTTTGTGCTTGTGCTACATTTTTATCATATATCATAGAATACTTATTTCTTTCAGAATCAAGATTTATATCATCATAATTTCATAGTATCTGTCTTTCAAGCCTTTTATAGTCATCTTCTATTTCCATTTCTAATTGATCCTGGTTTTCTCTAGAAAAAGTAGGCTTATTTCTAATCACCACATCAAAGGAAAAAGCTCTTCCAAAATCAACCTGATCCAACTGAGTATCCAAACTATCAGAAGTTTTTGTATGTTTAGTAAGTTGTCCAGATTGATCAAGCTTTGTAAGAACATTATTTACTTCATTCAACATTCATTCTATACTTTTAATATATTCATCTTCTACTGGCATATGTACATCTCTAACTTCTGTACAATAAGTTGCATAGATTTCTCATCATCTTTCATCTTCCCATATATCCGTCCTACCACATAATTCTTTTTTCATACAAGCAGTATCCCACTGACCAAAATCTGTATCCATACAAGCTGTCAATGCATCTTTTATATCATCAGATCAAATATCTGCATCTTTGTGCATATTTTGCAACGTTTGACTACTAGATAAAGCTTCTTCCAGTTCTTCTTGAGTTATACCTTGTTCTGGCTTAGATTCCTCCTTCTCTTCATGTTCTTCTGCTATACATAAAGCATTATCTCAACCAAACACTCAACCTGCATCATCCTCATAACCATTAGATCAATTATTATCGCTATAATCACTTTCATCTTTTTCATCCAAAGGATCTCTTGTAGGAAACTGATCCTGACTTCAAGCAACAGATTGACCATCTCACAAAGCATCATCATGATCTTGATCATCTGCTCATAAACTAAACATTTTAGTTGATTTTGTTTCTTCGTTGTCTTTAAATAAAAGATCTCAGATTGCCTGAACATCAGCCAGCAAATCGTACGGAGAGTCTTCAAGGCTTCAATTCATAAAAACATCATCACCAAATCAGTCAAGTTTTTGTGAATTTAAGTCAGAAGTAGTAGATTTTATCTGGTTGAACTTTCTATTTACAAAAACTCTACACTCATTAATCATAGATCTAGTAACACTCATTTCAAATAAGTCTTTATCTGTTTCACAAGAAATTACTTTTTTGCATGCATCCCGCATCTCTGATCTTGAATCCTGGATGTTTATTATATCTTCACTACTTATTTGTTCACAATATTTTCAATCTTTTGAATTAAAAACATCTGTCAAAGAATCAATTGCTGAAACACTAGAATCAGTTTGCATTCAAGCAACTAGATCATATGCTTGAGAATACAAGTCTCATTCAAAAGGAGAAGAAAGTTCCTTCATTTTTTTGTTGGTGTTATAATCATCTTTAGCATTTTCATACATACTTGAAAGTCATCAACCTATATCTCGCTGAGTAGCAGTACCAAATGAACCAATAACAAAACCAAGATTTAGAGCAAGCAGTATTATCAAAAAAAATATTTTTTTCATTTGTTTTGTTGAATTATATAAAATTAACTTTCTTCTTGAACGTTTCTTAGTTTATAATACAGCTGATGCAAAGGTGTATATACTTTCTTAAAATTACTTCTAAATGCAAGTAAATCCTCATAATATGCTGTAAGTCATATATGAAGAGGAAATGTTTCATACATATTCACAAGCATCCTATCAGCTATTTCCAAAGACTGATTTGAGATCTGCATATTTTCTATAATTCATTGAATTTTTCTATTTTGCTGTTCAAGCCTAGAGCCAGTTCTTGTATTATATCATACATCCTGTGAAGCTATACCATCCTGCAAAAAGAATATATAAGAAGACAAAAACAAAGAATAAAAAAGATTTTCATTTAGTGTAATGTTTCTAAAAAGCGCAAAATGACTTAAATCTTCTTTTCATTGCATACTAAAACTTTTTGCTATTTTTTGTATATGAGAATCTTCGTCCATAATTTCATCTTTGTCAAAAATATTTACTTTTGTCTCCACCATTTGTTCTACCTGTTCTTGATAATTTTGAAAAATCTCTACAGTCTTTGGATGATAACAATGATTTTGTACTGGATCATCTTTATCTTCACTATTCTCATTCAAGAAAAAAGAATCTCACTCACAAGCAGCAACTCAATGTCAGGCAAAATAAGTAGTAGAAAAAGTTTCAATATTATCATCATCAAAAAGAGCATATGTTTTTAGATTATAATATTCATTTATTACTTGCATATATATTGCCATAGCAAGATCTGCAATTTTTACATTATTCAAATTGTTTGAAATATTACAACCAGGAGAATCAACATCAGCTCATCAGTCTACAAAGTTGTCACAAAAAGCATCTTCATGCATACCATCTTTGAAGGTTTCTTTTATATAATCTTTTATATATGACTCATCCCAGCCCAAATCATCTTCTACATCAAAAAAAGCATCACACAAATTATACACAAAAGCTGAAGTTTTGTAATCATACACAAAATCATCTCTAACCAAATCTACACTAGATGAAGTTTTACAAAAATTTTCTAGAAAGTCTTTGTTATTGTTAAGTTCTGCTCATGCAAAACTATCTGTAAATATATCTTGCACAAGTCATACAGATGCATTTTGAGTTTGAGAAACAGCTTCTTCAGTATACCAAATTTTTTCTACTCCAAAATTATAAATAAAACATCAAATTGCCACAAAACAAGTAAAAGAAACAATAAAAACGATTCTATAAAAATTTTTCATTTTTTTTATTTATTTTTAAAAATACCAACAAATTCATCAAAGATTTGAACATTGAAGCTCACATGCATTTCACAAGTTGTCTATTATTGTATTTTCTTCTCATCTTTCTCATATTATATTTATTCAATTATATATATTTCTACTTAGAGAAGGGATATTATTTGTAATATTTTTAATATACTCCATATTTTTATTTAAGTCTGCTACTCCATCGTCTTGAGCCAACATAACTGAATCATAAACTGATTCTATATTATTTTTAAAATTATCTATTTTTTGATCTGATGTGATATCTCAAGCAGACTCTTCAAGTCATGCATACCTACACTCATCTTTTAACACTCTTCTAGTTTCATTTGTACCTGGAATGGTTTCTTCATCATAACAATCATCTGGAAGAGTATCTATCTCAGAAAAAGGATTTTCTAAATCCTCCAAATCCTCAAAATCTGTTTCTATTGATATAGCAGAAGATCACCAATCTCTCCATCTTTCAGCAGCTCATTCTCCAAACATTGACTCTCCAGCGTCTCTTAGAGCCTCTCACAATCTAGCAGCATCATCTTGTATCCTACCCATAGCATCAGCTCATCATTCTTTAAAATCATCTCTAATCCCTCATAATTGCTCCCTAAAACCTACTTGTGATGGACAATCTCATACATTTCCATAATCTTCTTTTAGCTTATCATACTTTTCTTCATTAAAAATAATATTTACACTATCATTCCATGAAGGCTGATTTTCATCCGGCCAAGACACTTCTCAGTTATCAAAACCTCTAGGTTGAGTTCTTTCAAACGAAGCATCAACAAAAACTGTTTGTCACATAAAATAAATATTATGCAATATAGAAGCAAGTTCAAAATAATTTATGTCATCTTTTATATAATATCTTATATATAGATCCTCATTATTGAAGTAGTCATTAAAAAGAGAAATTGTATCATCATCCACATTTGCAAAAGCAATTCATGAAAATCAAACTTGATGCAAAAAGTCTGATACATGCATTTCAAGCTCATATATTTTTCTAAAATCTCTAAAAACAGGCTCATCAGCCATTAATATTTGTATCAATTCAGTAAAATTTATCATTCCAACCCCCATACTTACTACTGAATTTAACAATGCAGAAATCACTCATCAAGGTACAGATAGAGCCTGAGACTTCAAACTATCATCTTGATCTAAATCAACATTTCTCAAAAAACCAGAAATACTTGAAACAAAAAGCTGCACTTCATCAGTAGTATTAAAACAAACTCAAGGAGGTTGAGATGAATTATCTTCTGCCCTAACAAATGATAAACTACTACTTAAGACAATAAATATTATAGATAAAAACACAAATATTTTTCTCATTGTTTTATTTTTAGTTTTTAATTATTACATTGAGCAGTTCATTCAGTAACCTGCTTTGCTACACTATTAAATGTTCATTCAAATCTACTAAATCAACTTCAAAGCTCCATCAGCCTATTTCTAGCAAAATAATCATATGCATACTGATCAAAATTATTAGATTGTTGCCTTCTAGATGCAGATATTGCTATATTTTGCACCAAACCTATTTCTTTTCTTACGCGAGCATTTGCCATACTTGTACAAGAATTGTACAAAGTAGTAATATCTATTTGATCTCATTTATATACATCAACATTATCAGCTATTATTTTAGCTTCTTCACAAACTTTTCAGTATTTACCTGCCAAGGTATCTTCATTATAAATATTTATTTCTTCTCACCAATACTCTTCAAATTTATTTAAAACATCATCACCACTTACTCAGTCTGTATCCATAGCAAGTTCTGATATTTCATTTCTTCGCTCCAATCACTCATCATCCATTGGTAGACCATAGGCCAAATCTTCTCTACCATCAAGACTCCTAAATCACAAGTTCATAAGATGTTCAAATAAAAGTGCAGAATCCATTCATCAACTATCTCAATCATTTCAATCACAATCTATACGACTTGAATATACATTACAACAATATCATCTCAAATGATCGTATGCAAGCTCTATATGTTTTTTAGTAATTATATTTTTTCAAGACGGCAGAACTTCATCATAATTACCATCAGCAACTTTTGAACAATCCAAAACAGAAGCTTTAGCAATTGGAACAAAAAACAACAAAACAAGTGTTAAAAATATTATTTTAGTTTTCATTTTTATTTTTATTCTCTAAATGGATTTATATTAAAGTGCACATCCAAAACATCATCATCAATCAAATTTTTTATAGTAAACACAACATTTCAGTCATCAAAACTATAAGCTCAATTGTACATTCATGCATATTCTTGGGGAATGTATATATCAGCCATATCATTAATATATAGTATTCACTGACCATTTTTTGTTACAACATCATATCAATCTTTTTCTTGAATTTGATAATTTCAATCAAGAATATTCATTTCTTGCAAACTTCTACTACTATATTTTATATTAAACTTATCTTTTTGTCAATCTGTAATTACAACTTCAGGATATCAATTTGCAAAATCAATATATTTATTGTATTCATCATTGACAATTTCAAGCTCTCATGTGTCTGGATCCATTTGTGCTATTAATGACTCATTCATATCATAAAAAGAAATATTTCTATCTAGTTCAAAACTTCATCAGGTAGCATAATTTCATTCTAAATCAAAACTATCAACATTCTCTCAATCAACTGATCAGGTTAGGGTTTCTCGTTCATTTGCATGTCTTTGCCTTTCAAAAACCACTTTTCATTCATTTTCATGCAATTTTTCTTCAATACTAGCATAAACTTCAGCAAAACTATTATTAATTTGCACATCTTCTATTTGCATATCAAGAGGATTCACCTCAAGATTTACTTCTTCAACTGCTTGATTTCAAGCATGATCAGTAGCAGCAAATGTAAAAGTATTTTCTCATTCTTTTTCAAACATTATATTTTCTAT from Candidatus Absconditicoccus praedator includes these protein-coding regions:
- a CDS encoding metallophosphoesterase: MLVVGDIHINSKWQKNIINNLDSFLQKFPEEKNIVFVGDYVYHFSYDRNALFDLFSLFVKYFKKGKNIYVLAGNHDWISESFVYQEAKTSFDILNENSNNKIHFITKPFWENIEGEDVFFLPYNHNLVNCSEKFSSPQNDIESLINQLVDSEKSNEQFSAGVNKILYDNIKNLTKKAFVIHHYYFSNISFPGQKAKFNFNNVSISEKFLDMYDDVYFMSGHLHQGFVYKNYFCTGSVRSSSFLEQNQVKYLYQMNLAEQEIFAYGLNINPFVALYESQNSIDKEFFQKQLDNIQLDNQKNFDGGSYTISFEDDILEMLYKNINLVLYSDKVDYDTIYDIIDKDLLHNLKDIKIRKKSKAMDDILDMASSTQKNLEESFSNWKDILVEFLKNKYNDDYEKYHNKLKQLKIL
- a CDS encoding type IV secretion system protein, giving the protein MKLKTKIKNFFFVFGGTSIVLYLFLGLNFFGEVKAGSVGVDGGGGDGGFGWEGFMELIVALVDALYVLLRPLLTIAGASLSNDFVYGSVFNMDGTIWFFWNVMKNFANYIIGFVFLIGIFFYLFNYKQDSYNPKSMLPKLMIATVGVQVSWFVVAVLIDLSTILTYAVGGLPISAFDSEDASSGYMEEVLIMPVMSLNMDEGAMSGTGDSRSLFYTSPGTEKAIIPCPTTGGKIGWDEIDYESASESLDNVSENRTSQDLLEDVCVVGGNVVGRIDSENWQCNLEEKVNEAKNNSEFEGGISLNDYISDMSGFTGTMYTLFGSLLNISDMAFSSVGGEGASAGSQGMMSIIKIVLFFALIIPLITLAIVLILRAVLLWMIITLSPLLTIFWTFGWSGDKMTEKFSISNVLALIFLPVVVVFALSVGIMFMVVLMALNPMGGDGSSGSGVSSAMGIEMSEGMCEEGGQEDDDEDDGGHQVCYDIPVGGDNHTKLCFNTPGQAFGFDAFNDMFSWLLINLFGIAILWGVVFAALKTSKLTSGVVEWVDKMSKEFAKTAPVIPTPGGGMQSVGSLEVGMERFKRQPQIIQDDQFSKGELSKVGDKFQDFMTPAPLQNVRSSAEFHRAAVDDVGSDPSGGTSRAIQKMNELGTGSLQDIERISDVVRSEGNIAQYKEDFDGDVHELIESGGSDLISQVRDEISPDEQYSDGEGNYFMKKGNLLYHINPETGRFRYYEKDDDSELRQFFQTAIEGKTNESEARDLIENIKNELSLGISDVELNYDDGSFVIESISR